The following coding sequences lie in one Helicoverpa zea isolate HzStark_Cry1AcR chromosome 2, ilHelZeax1.1, whole genome shotgun sequence genomic window:
- the LOC124641297 gene encoding serine protease inhibitor 3/4-like isoform X3, whose translation MWHLFTLVSLLFLLQTTSTSENMDSKALSSAIAQFSAKFCVELEKGKSVVSSPLSAEFVLALLTLGTTDPAHSELLTALGIPDDASIRSSFSEVSSKLRALKGVTLNVANRVYVQEGPYDLEPKLKEDAVKVFNAAIEKLDFGTGGAAVEVINDWVANQTNQKIKDLLSSDSVDGDTRLVLINALYFKGTWKKQFDPANTMNQPFHITVNSSVEVPMMYKEDDYLYGDSSDLQAQLLEMPYQGGEATMLVVLPHEVEGLDSVLSKLASGFDLMSEVDKMYKTKVQVTIPKFKIETEIDLAQLLPKLGIKSIFNRENSGLTKVLNVEEPLFVSKAVQKAFIEVNEEGAEAAAATAMATRRARSVAQQFAADRAALWLVCVARHVALAGSYRPPRVVRDEL comes from the exons ATGTGGCATCTGTTTACTTTAG TTTCATTACTTTTCTTGCTACAAACAACCAGTACCAGCGAAAACATGGATTCCAAGGCTCTTTCATCTGCTATTGCCCAATTTTCCGCCAAATTCTGTGTT GAATTGGAGAAGGGCAAGAGTGTAGTGTCGTCACCATTGTCAGCAGAATTTGTATTGGCTCTGCTGACCCTGGGTACGACAGACCCCGCACATTCCGAGCTACTGACAGCACTGGGAATACCAGATGACGCATCT attcGTTCATCATTCTCTGAAGTTTCGTCCAAGTTGAGGGCCTTGAAAGGCGTCACTCTTAACGTGGCAAACAGGGTGTACGTTCAGGAAGGTCCTTATGACTTAGAGCCTAAATTAAAGGAGGATGCAGTCAAAGTTTTTAATGCTGCCATAGAGAAGCTCGACTTCGGAACTGGTGGAGCTGCCGTCGAAGTTATTAACGATTGG GTGGCCAACCAGACCAATCAGAAGATTAAAGATCTGCTTAGCTCAGACAGTGTGGATGGCGACACTCGTCTAGTTCTCATTAACGCTCTCTATTTTAAA GGAACATGGAAGAAGCAGTTCGATCCCGCGAATACAATGAACCAGCCATTCCACATTACCGTGAACTCTTCGGTTGAAGTGCCCATGATGTACAAAGAGGACGACTATTTGTATGGTGATAGCAGTGACCTTCAGGCCCAG ctCTTGGAAATGCCTTACCAAGGCGGAGAGGCGACCATGCTTGTGGTGTTGCCGCATGAAGTCGAAGGCCTCGACAGTGTGTTGTCCAAGTTGGCCAGTGGATTCGACCTCATGTCCGAAGTGGACAAAATGTACAAAACTAAAGTACAAGTAACTATTCCTAAGTTCAAGATTGAAACTGAAATTGATTTGGCTCAGCTGTTGCCCAAG CTTGGAATTAAATCGATCTTCAACCGTGAAAATTCGGGTCTGACAAAGGTGTTGAATGTAGAAGAACCTCTGTTTGTATCGAAAGCGGTGCAAAAGGCATTCATTGAAGTGAACGAAGAGGGCGCTGAGGCCGCCGCCGCTACCG CGATGGcgacgcgccgcgcgcgctcggTGGCGCAGCAGTTCGCGGCCGACCGGGCGGCGCTGTGGCTGGTGTGCGTGGCGCGGCACGTGGCGCTGGCCGGCAGCTACCGGCCGCCGCGCGTCGTCCGCGATGAACTATAG
- the LOC124641297 gene encoding antichymotrypsin-2-like isoform X4 — protein sequence MWHLFTLVSLLFLLQTTSTSENMDSKALSSAIAQFSAKFCVELEKGKSVVSSPLSAEFVLALLTLGTTDPAHSELLTALGIPDDASIRSSFSEVSSKLRALKGVTLNVANRVYVQEGPYDLEPKLKEDAVKVFNAAIEKLDFGTGGAAVEVINDWVANQTNQKIKDLLSSDSVDGDTRLVLINALYFKGTWKKQFDPANTMNQPFHITVNSSVEVPMMYKEDDYLYGDSSDLQAQLLEMPYQGGEATMLVVLPHEVEGLDSVLSKLASGFDLMSEVDKMYKTKVQVTIPKFKIETEIDLAQLLPKLGIKSIFNRENSGLTKVLNVEEPLFVSKAVQKAFIEVNEEGAEAAAATGMVIMMRCARPPAERFRADRPFLYMLLGSDRSLLFMGVYRG from the exons ATGTGGCATCTGTTTACTTTAG TTTCATTACTTTTCTTGCTACAAACAACCAGTACCAGCGAAAACATGGATTCCAAGGCTCTTTCATCTGCTATTGCCCAATTTTCCGCCAAATTCTGTGTT GAATTGGAGAAGGGCAAGAGTGTAGTGTCGTCACCATTGTCAGCAGAATTTGTATTGGCTCTGCTGACCCTGGGTACGACAGACCCCGCACATTCCGAGCTACTGACAGCACTGGGAATACCAGATGACGCATCT attcGTTCATCATTCTCTGAAGTTTCGTCCAAGTTGAGGGCCTTGAAAGGCGTCACTCTTAACGTGGCAAACAGGGTGTACGTTCAGGAAGGTCCTTATGACTTAGAGCCTAAATTAAAGGAGGATGCAGTCAAAGTTTTTAATGCTGCCATAGAGAAGCTCGACTTCGGAACTGGTGGAGCTGCCGTCGAAGTTATTAACGATTGG GTGGCCAACCAGACCAATCAGAAGATTAAAGATCTGCTTAGCTCAGACAGTGTGGATGGCGACACTCGTCTAGTTCTCATTAACGCTCTCTATTTTAAA GGAACATGGAAGAAGCAGTTCGATCCCGCGAATACAATGAACCAGCCATTCCACATTACCGTGAACTCTTCGGTTGAAGTGCCCATGATGTACAAAGAGGACGACTATTTGTATGGTGATAGCAGTGACCTTCAGGCCCAG ctCTTGGAAATGCCTTACCAAGGCGGAGAGGCGACCATGCTTGTGGTGTTGCCGCATGAAGTCGAAGGCCTCGACAGTGTGTTGTCCAAGTTGGCCAGTGGATTCGACCTCATGTCCGAAGTGGACAAAATGTACAAAACTAAAGTACAAGTAACTATTCCTAAGTTCAAGATTGAAACTGAAATTGATTTGGCTCAGCTGTTGCCCAAG CTTGGAATTAAATCGATCTTCAACCGTGAAAATTCGGGTCTGACAAAGGTGTTGAATGTAGAAGAACCTCTGTTTGTATCGAAAGCGGTGCAAAAGGCATTCATTGAAGTGAACGAAGAGGGCGCTGAGGCCGCCGCCGCTACCG GCATGGTGATCATGATGCGGTGCGCGCGACCGCCGGCCGAGCGCTTCCGCGCGGACCGGCCATTCCTCTACATGCTCCTCGGCTCCGATCGCTCCCTGCTCTTCATGGGCGTCTATCGCGGCTGA
- the LOC124641297 gene encoding antichymotrypsin-2-like isoform X2, translating to MWHLFTLVSLLFLLQTTSTSENMDSKALSSAIAQFSAKFCVELEKGKSVVSSPLSAEFVLALLTLGTTDPAHSELLTALGIPDDASIRSSFSEVSSKLRALKGVTLNVANRVYVQEGPYDLEPKLKEDAVKVFNAAIEKLDFGTGGAAVEVINDWVANQTNQKIKDLLSSDSVDGDTRLVLINALYFKGTWKKQFDPANTMNQPFHITVNSSVEVPMMYKEDDYLYGDSSDLQAQLLEMPYQGGEATMLVVLPHEVEGLDSVLSKLASGFDLMSEVDKMYKTKVQVTIPKFKIETEIDLAQLLPKLGIKSIFNRENSGLTKVLNVEEPLFVSKAVQKAFIEVNEEGAEAAAATAMVVAMCTAMLNEPRVIRFVANRPFFVTIVSGRVQYFTAAYYGNKE from the exons ATGTGGCATCTGTTTACTTTAG TTTCATTACTTTTCTTGCTACAAACAACCAGTACCAGCGAAAACATGGATTCCAAGGCTCTTTCATCTGCTATTGCCCAATTTTCCGCCAAATTCTGTGTT GAATTGGAGAAGGGCAAGAGTGTAGTGTCGTCACCATTGTCAGCAGAATTTGTATTGGCTCTGCTGACCCTGGGTACGACAGACCCCGCACATTCCGAGCTACTGACAGCACTGGGAATACCAGATGACGCATCT attcGTTCATCATTCTCTGAAGTTTCGTCCAAGTTGAGGGCCTTGAAAGGCGTCACTCTTAACGTGGCAAACAGGGTGTACGTTCAGGAAGGTCCTTATGACTTAGAGCCTAAATTAAAGGAGGATGCAGTCAAAGTTTTTAATGCTGCCATAGAGAAGCTCGACTTCGGAACTGGTGGAGCTGCCGTCGAAGTTATTAACGATTGG GTGGCCAACCAGACCAATCAGAAGATTAAAGATCTGCTTAGCTCAGACAGTGTGGATGGCGACACTCGTCTAGTTCTCATTAACGCTCTCTATTTTAAA GGAACATGGAAGAAGCAGTTCGATCCCGCGAATACAATGAACCAGCCATTCCACATTACCGTGAACTCTTCGGTTGAAGTGCCCATGATGTACAAAGAGGACGACTATTTGTATGGTGATAGCAGTGACCTTCAGGCCCAG ctCTTGGAAATGCCTTACCAAGGCGGAGAGGCGACCATGCTTGTGGTGTTGCCGCATGAAGTCGAAGGCCTCGACAGTGTGTTGTCCAAGTTGGCCAGTGGATTCGACCTCATGTCCGAAGTGGACAAAATGTACAAAACTAAAGTACAAGTAACTATTCCTAAGTTCAAGATTGAAACTGAAATTGATTTGGCTCAGCTGTTGCCCAAG CTTGGAATTAAATCGATCTTCAACCGTGAAAATTCGGGTCTGACAAAGGTGTTGAATGTAGAAGAACCTCTGTTTGTATCGAAAGCGGTGCAAAAGGCATTCATTGAAGTGAACGAAGAGGGCGCTGAGGCCGCCGCCGCTACCG CGATGGTAGTTGCTATGTGTACTGCAAT